Genomic segment of Caproiciproducens sp. NJN-50:
TTTCCCGGAGCGGTTCCGGCCCTGATTTCCCGGCGCAAGGGTGTGATTTATCCCGCGGGCTCAAATTTGGCACGTAAATTGCGAGATAATAGATATGACTCCGCTTTGAGTCAATTAATATATCATTAATGGGAAGGTGCACAATGAAAATTATCACATGCTGCAAAATAGTCCCGGATGAGCAGGAGATCCAGGTCCTGCCCGGCAAAGAGCTTGATTTGACCAAAGCGTCTTGGAAAATCAGCCAGTACGACCTGAACGCCATCGAGGCCGCCAAGAAGCTCTCCGCTGAGATTCCGAGCACTCTCACCGCTCTGAGCATCGGCAATTCAAATGCGCTGGAAGGCTCCAAAATCCGTAAGGACATCCTTTCCCGCGGTCCCGACGAGCTGTCACTGGTCATCGACGACACCCACCATTTCTCCGATTCTTTGGAAACCGCAGGGGCCATTGCCACCGCGCTGAAGAATTCCGATGGTTTTGATCTCGTGCTGTGCGGCACCGGGTCCGGTGATCTGTATTCTCAGGAAGTCGGGGTCCAGATCGGCGCCCTGCTGGGGATCCCCACAGTCAACAACGTCACCAATATCAAGGTCAAGGGGAACGCTTTGGAGGTCGAACGCACCCTTGAAGATGAGATTGAGATTTTAGAGGTTTCCATTCCTGCGGTTCTCTCCGTCTCCTCGGACATCAACGTTCCTTCCGTCCCCGCCATGAAGGAAATCATGCGCGCCGGTAAAAAGCCGGTCCACATTCTGGACATTGCGCTGACCGACGCCGCTTCTTCCGTCGAGCAGCTGAGCCAGCTTGTCCCGGAACAGCAGGAACGCCGGATGGAAATCATCGAGGGCGATAACGAAGAAGCCGTGGAATCCCTGTACCAGTTCCTCAGGAAGGAAATCCTGTAAGAACGGTAAAATAAAGGAGGTACTGAATATGGCAGTTCAATCAATTTTTGTAATAACGGATAAAGCCGATGCTTTGGCCGAGCTCTGCTACGGCGCAAGGAAACTGGCCGATCAGGTGACGGCCGTTGTGTTCGGGGACCGCCCGGCGGCTGAAAAGGCCGCCGCCTGCGGTGCCCAGACCATTTTTTACGGCCCGGTCGAATCCTGCCGGCCGGAGGATTACTGCAAGGCGATCGCCGAAGAAGTCCGGAAAGTTCCGTCCGCGCTGGTGCTACTGAACAACTCCATCCGCTGCCGCTGCATTGCGGGCACTCTCGGCGCTTATCTGAATACTGCGGTCATGACCTGCGTCAATGAAATTTCTCCGGAAGGCGGCCGCATCGTCTGTAAACGGACCGTGTACGGCGGCTCCGCCGTGCGCAGCCAGGTCTTTACGGGAGCCTACGGCGTGGTCACGGCAGGCAACGGCATTTTCGGCGACATCGATACCGTCTTTCCTGCCGCGGACAGCATTGCGGAGATTCCGGGGAAACCCGAATGCGCCGTCAGACTGGTTGCCCGCAACGAGAAGAAAGGCGGCGGCGCAAACCTGGCCGCCGCAAAACGCATCGTGGATGTGGGGCGCGGTCTGGCCGCTCAGGAGGACCTGGACATGTGCCGTCAGTTGGCGTCTCTGCTGGGCGCCGAGCTGGGCTGTTCCCGTCCCGTGGCGGAAAATAACAAATGGATGCCTATCGCCAATTACATCGGACTTACCGGGGTAACGGTAAAACCGGACCTTCTCTTTTCCATGGGTGTTTCCGGACAGGTACAGCACATCGCGGGCATTAACAAGTCCAAGGTCATTGTGGCCGTGAACAAAGACAAAAGCGCCCCCATCTTCAAGAACGCGGACTTCGGCCTGGTGGGTGACATCTACAAGGTGATTCCGGAGCTGATTAAAAAGCTGTCCTGATTTTTCTCCGGCTGTTTCGTGCGGCAAAGCCCGTGGGCTTTGCCGCCCCATGGCATCCGGACATTTTTCAGCTGCGTTGAAGAAGCTGTGCCGCGGCAGCGCAGCCTCCCTTTCTCCGACTACAAATAGAATTGAGATAATGCATATGACTAACATCGTTGGCAACCGTACTCTGCGCAGCCAATGGGATGAAACCGTCCGGTTTTACAAAGACAGGACGTTCCTGGAATTCGTATCCGTAGAAGATGAAGTCACCTCCTACTCCTATTCCGATTTTGACAGGATGGTGAAACAGACCGCGAACCTGTTCCTCGAACTGGGGATCAAACAGAACGAACTGGTCGCCACCCATCTGCACAACACGCCCCAGTATCTGATCTGCTGGCTGGCCCTGGCACAGATCGGCGCCGTTACCGTCCCGATGAATGAACACTATAAACTGGATGAGAGCGCCTACGTGTTACAAAAGTGTGGGATTCACCGCCTGATCGCCGAGCCGAGATCCATCGATCTATTCGCCGAAGAACAAAGCGCGCTGGGGCTCGATACCATTATCCTTACTGCGGGCGGCGGCGAACGGCCCGGTCTGGTCTGTCTGGAAAAGGAAATGCCCAGGCAGCCCGCCGCGCTGAAGGAAAACCGGACCGTTTCCCCCGACGACACGGCCGTGATTCTTTTTACATCCGGGACTACGCGCCACCCAAAGGGTGCCGTCTATACGCACAGCAACGTGGTTTACGGCGGCCTGTTGCATGTGGCTCAGATGGGAATGAGCGAGGGGGACCGGTTTCTCTCTTCCATGCCCTGCTATCATATGGACTTTCAGGAGATGGCCGCCATGCCGGTGATCTGCACGGGCAGCACGCTGATTATGGTGGAACACTACAGTGCGCGGCGTTTCTGGAGCCAGGTCTGCCGATATAAGGCCAATTTTACGGATACCATGTCGATCATGAACCGTACCATGATGATGCAGCCGGTGCAGCCCTGGGAGAAAGACCACTGTCTCAAGCAAATTTACTTTTCGATGGGACTGTGCGACATAGAAAAAGAGCGTTTTGAGTCCCGCTTCCATGTCCGTCTTCTCAACTCTTACGGAATGACGGAGACGGTCTCCGGCGTCACCTGCGTGCCGCTGACCGGAGACCAGCACTGGCCTTCCGTCGGGCGCCCGGCTCTCTCCTACGAAATCAAAATCATCGACTGCGACGGCAATGAGGTGCCTCCAAACACTCCGGGGGAAATCTGCGTTCACGGGGTTCCCGGAAAAACCATCATTCCGGGATACTATCAGGACCCGAAGGCCTCGGCGAAACTGATCGACCGGGACAACTGGCTCCACTCCGGAGACATGGGCTATCTGGACGAAGGCGGCTGGCTGTTCTTCATGGACCGCATGAGCGATATGATTAAGCGGTCGGGAGAAAACATCAGCAGCGAAGAAGTGGAATATGTGCTTACTTCCCACGAAAAGATTGCGGACGCCGCGGTGATCGGCGTGCCGGACCCTATTCGGGATCAGGCCGTGAAGGCTTACGTTCAGTTGGCGGAAAACCAATCGATGACGGAGTCTGAAGTCGTGGAATATTGTTCGCAGCATCTGTCAAAATTCAAGGTTCCCACCGTTGTCGAATTTGTCGGCGAATTTCCGCGGACCGCCACAGGTAAAATCAAAAAGCAGCTATTACGTCAAAAATCTCTCTCTTCGCCGCACTGCCCGCCAAAATCCACGTAACAGAACAGCAGCCCCGATTTTTTGTCCGGAACCAGCTTTTATCAGATATTGACAAAAAGCCTACGCTATAACGTTAGCACGGAACAGCGCCCGGCATTGCTCCGAACGAGCATGCCGGGCGCTGTTCCGCGTCATAAGCCAAATTCTCTCAGGCCGCCTACCTGCTCAAATCCGGCGCAATCGCCTCTGTCCTTCATTACCACGGTTCCATTTTTCATTAGAAGCACCGCCGAGCCGCAGCAGGGAAATTCCCGGATGACGCGCGTCATATCCCCCAGAAGCGGCGCCTTCAGCTCCTGCCCGCCGCCTGCGCGGACCCGGATCTCCAATCGGCAGCCGCCCTGCCGGGCAACCAGCCCGATATCGTTTCCGGACCGAAACACCCGCTCCAGACGGCCTCCGTAATAGGTCGCAAGGCGGTACTCCCGGCCGCTGATCCGGCAGACGCAAAGCAGTCCGGAAAACGAAAAGAGCCCAACCGGGACCCGCGCCGCGGCGAGCATGACGCTGTCTCCCGGTTGGGAAAAGCGATTCGACTGGTACCAGACCCACGCTTTCGGAAAAGATTTCCCCGCGTCCCGCTCGATATAGCCCGCTCCCCCCGCAAAATCCACTGTTTTTCCATTGATGTTCAGCTCGCCGTCAATCTTATGGTTCATGCTGACGACGTCGTGGCTGCATTCGAGAAACCGGAGATAGGAAAAGGGCCCCATAACCGTGGGGCAGTAAACGCTCCGGCGAATCGGCTGAAACGCGGAGTACCGCAGCCTGCCGGAGACCCGAATCCCGCCCTGCGAAACGGAGAGGTCCGCCCCGGCGGCGCTGAATACGCTGTCTCCAACGCTGACGAAAAGCTTTTTCGGGTCGGTGTGAAAAGATTCGGCCGGATATCGGAAAAAGCGGGATCCCTCCCGGGAAATCATCTGGAGGAACGCCGTGCATTTCCCATCGGACCCCGTCGCCAGCCCCGGGATGAAGGAATACACCCGCCCTTCCGCGCTGTGTTTGAAGTACCAGCCCTCAAAGCAGCGCGGACCGGCCGCGCCCGTCAGTCCGGCCCCCTCTTTTCCAGCGGAAGGAACGCGGGATTTCCCAGAACGTTCCCATCCGCGTCGAACCGGGACCCGTGACAGGGACAGTCCCACGTATGCTCTTCCGGATTCCACCGCAGAGGGCAGCGCATGTGCGTGCAGAATGGCTTGACCCCGTGCAGGTTCCCATCCTCGTCGCGGTAGGCTCCGATTTTCGCGCCGTCAAATTCCACGATCCCCCCTTCTCCGTCCTTCAGCTCCGCCACGCCGCCTTTGGGGATTTCCGTATATCCCCGCAAAAAATTCTCCGCCGTGTCCGCAGCCTCCCGAAAGAACTTCCCGGCCTGCATCCCAAGATCCACGCGTTTAGGCGAAAAGACATCGGCCACTTCGCTTTTGCCGGAAACAATCAGGTCAGACAGAAGGTTAGCCGCCGCCATGCTGCCCGTCATTCCCCATTTCCGGAAACCCGTCGCAAGATAGACGCGGTCGCCAAACTGCCGGTAGCGTCCGATCAGGGGAATCCCGTCGTTCGTTTCGCAGTCCTGCGCCGACCAGCGGCAGGCGACGGATGAGGCCGGGTAGAGCTTTTTCGCCTCCTCCTCCAGTTTCTCAAAGTGGGACACGTCGGTCTCATGCCCCGTCTTGTGCGCGCCCCATCCAAGCAGAAGAAGATCTTCTCCGTCCACGCGGGCGCTGCGGAACGAGAGCCCCGCATCCTCACAGTCAAGGTACATGCCGGCAAGCTCCGGGGCTCCCCGCAGGGCGGCAAGGTAGGAACGGTTCTGTACGATCCGTGCGAAATAGAACCCCTTCAGGTTGGTAAACGGGTAATGGGAACAAAGGAGAACGCTTTTGCCGTAAACATGGCCCGTTCCGGTCAGGATCCTGTTGTCGTCCAGGGCAACGGCCGGCGTGTTTTCATAGATCTTTACGCCGCGGTCCCGAAGGATCTCCGCGAGGCGGCAGGCGAATTTCATCGGGTGGAACTTTGCCTGCCCCGAAAACCGGACCGCCCCCAGTGTCGGAAACGGCAGTTCTTCGCACCGCTCCGTGAACGACGCTTCGATGGACAGCCGTCGGGCCGCCTCCGCCTCCTCCTTCACACGCTGCGCTCCCTCCGGCGTACAGGCATAAAGATAAGCGTCGCAGGGGACAAAATCGCAGTCGATGCTCTCCGTCCGCACGATCTGCACAAAGCGTGAGACCGCTTCTTCATTCGCCTTCGCATACTGCCAGGCGGCCTTGGTGCCCATCCCCTTTTCCAGCGCGGCGTAAATCAGGCCGTGCTGAGAAGTGATTTTCCCCGTCGTTCCTGCGGTCGTTCCGTTCAGGATTTTGCCCGCTTCAAGAATTACGATATCCCGCACCCCCTTGCGCAGCAGCTCGTAAGCGCACAAAAGGCCGCAGAGTCCTCCCCCTACAATCACCGCGTCAGCATTGCAGTCCCCGTTCAGCCTGGGGAACTCGGGTGGTTTTACCGTCTGCCAACAGGATTGAAACCGGTGCTCCTCCATCCTTTCGATCACATCCTTTTGCCATATTTTTACCGGCTTTGGGGAAATCATTCGCCCCTGGACCAATTCGTCCGACCCGATCCGCTAATCGGCGGTATCATGCCCAGTTTTCGTCAAGTCCCTCTTCCGCAATTATGCAAAACCATGAATTTTGAGCAAGAGATTGACTATTAGTCATTTTTGATTTATACTAGCAGCGCAAAGAATAAATGACCATTAGTCATTTTTTAAAAGGTGGTCTCTTATGGGAGGAAAACTGCTGGAAAATAAGAAAATCAAGATGGCAAAGCTCTACGACGCGGCCTACGACCTGTTCACCTCAAAGGGTGTCCACGCCACCGTGGTGGATGAAATCGTGCGCCGGGCCGGCGTGGCAAAGGGGACCTTCTACCTTTATTGCACGGATAAATACGACCTTGTGAACAAAGTGATCCTGAAAAGGACCTCCGGGATGCTCGAAAGGACCATGAAGGCGCTGGCGCATGAAAAAGAAAAGCGGTCCCTCAGTTTCCAGGAGAGCGTCGTCTTTTTCGTCGATTCCCTGGTCCAGGCGTTCCGGAACGACACCCCCTTCCTGGAGCTGGTTTTCAAAAACCTGTCCCCTTCCCTGTTCGAGCGCCTCTTCGGCTGTACGGAACTTGAGGATGTGCGCAGGGAGTTCGTTGAGAACTTCACGCTCGGCGGCGGCACCAGCGAAGCCGCGGGACAGCGCCTTTACCTGATCGTCTGCATGGTCGGCGCCGTCTGCTACAGTTCCCTCATCATGAATATGCCCTATGGATTTGACGAGGTCCGGCCGGAACTTTACCGGTCGATCGAGAAAATCCTCGCCTGAACATCCCGGCCCTGCCGCCGGATAGACTTGTATTCACAAGAAACGGAGAGATGCCGATTGCTTTCCCGATTTGCCAAAATTCTGACCCGCCACCCGACGGTGGTTGCTCTACTTGCCGTCCTGCTGTTGATTCCGTGCGCCTTCGGCTATTTTAAAACGGGGGTCAACTACGATATCCTGTCTTATCTCCCCAAAAACCTGGATTCCGTCAAGGGGGAAGACGTTCTGGAAGACACGTTCCACGACGCCGCGACCTCCATGCTGGTGATCGAGGGCATGCCGGAGAAGGACATCGCCGATTTAAAAGACAAAATCAAAAACGTCCCCGGCGTGAACGACTGCGTGTGGATCGACGACATCGCGGATCTGAGCGTCCCGAGAGACATGCTTCCCGATAAGGTAAAAGACCTGTTTTACAGCGACCGCTCCACCATGATGCTCATTACCTACAACGGCTCCACATCCTCCGAAGAAACGTTCGACGCCATCGCGAACATCAAGAAGCTGCTGAACAAACAGTGCTACCTCAGCGGCTTTTCCGCCATGCAGCGAGACATGAAAAACCTTCTGCTGGGAGAAATGCCGTTTTATATTCTGCTTGCGGGCGGGCTCTGCCTGGTCGTGATGTTGTTCTGCATGGAGTCCTGGGTTCTGCCGTTCGTTTTTCTGGGCGGCATCGGGATCGCCATTATTTACAATATGGGCACCAATGTTTTCCTCGGGGAAATTTCCTACATCACCCAGGCGATCGCGGCCGTCCTGCAGCTCGCCGTCACCATGGACTACTCCATCTTCCTGATCAACCGCTACGACGAGGAAACCCCGAAATTTGAGGACCGCCGCGACGCGATGGCCAGCGCGATCCAAAGCACGTTTCTGTCCCTCGCGGGCAGCTCGCTGACCACGGTAGCCGGATTTCTCGCGCTCTGCTTCATGGAGCTTACCATCGGCAAGGACATCGGCATCGTCATGATGAAGGGCGTCATCCTCGGCGTACTCAGCACCGTGACCGTTCTGCCGTCCCTGATCCTGCTGTTCGACAAGCCGATCCACAAATACAGGCACCGTCCTCTGATTCCAAAATTCGACCGGGGCGCGGACTTCCTGATCCGGCACCGCAGGGTCATGATCCTGCTGCTTCTGCTGCTGATCGGCCCTTCGTTCTACATGCAGTCCCACGCCGCGGTTTACTACAACCTGGACAAAACCCTGCCCGCGACGCTGGATTCCAGGGTCGCGACCGACAAGCTGAAAAAAGAATTCGACATGGCGACGACGCACTTCGTCATTCTCGACAACAATCTCCCGTCCTATAAAATGAAGGATATGATCGGGCAGATCAAAGATCTGGACGGCGTGAAAAACGTGCTGGGCTACGACGACCTGATCGGCCCGGCGGTGCCGGACGACTTCATCCCCCAGAAGGTCAAGGAACTCTGTAAAAAGGACGGGAAGCAGATCATCATGATCAATTCCCGCTATGCGGCTGCGGACAACAGCGAAAACGCCCAGATCGACCGGATCACAAAGATCACCAAGCAATTCGACCCCTCCTCCCAGGTGACGGGCGAGGGGGCTCTGACCAAGGACCTGGTTGAAATCGCGGACCACGACTTCACCGTGACGGGCTACATATCCGCCGTGCTGATGCTGGTGATCATCGCTTTGGTGTTCAAATCCGCCGCCGTTCCGTTCATTCTGGTATCGGTCATTGAGCTGGCCATATACATTAACCTCGGGGTGCCGTTCCTGACAGGCGAAACGATTCCGTTTATTTCCCCCATCGTCATCAACTGCGTGCAGATGGGCGCGACCGTCGACTACTCCATCCTGATGACCACGCGCTTCCAGGAGGAGCTGAAAGCGGGGAAGAGCCGCATGGAGGCGGTCCGGGCCGCCAGCGTCACTTCGTTCCCGTCCATCATCACCAGCTCGCTGGTGTTTTTCTGCGCGACCACGGGCGTTTCGTGGATCTCCCAGATGGGGATCATTTCAAGCATCTGCGCGATGCTCGCGCGCGGCGCCATCGTCAGCGCGGTGATCATCATCACCCTGCTGCCCGCCGTCCTTTACGTAACCGAGCCGTTCCTCCGGAAGCTGAGCTACCATTTTGACACCAACTGAAGATTCTTTCCGCAAAGGAGGTTTTTTACCATGAGAAAAAAGATCTGTTCCCGCGCAGGCCGGATCGGCTGCCTGTTGCTCGCCGTGATTTTTGCGGCGTCCGGGCCCACGGCGGCCGCGGCCAGCGGAGAATCGACCAAAAAGGACGAGACCGTCTACGTCAGCCTGAACGCCAGCGGCGGCGTGCTGAACACCACGGTCTCCGACTGGCTGCATTCCAACTCCGGCGCCGCCCGGGTCGCGGACCGGTCCAACCTGAAGGAGATCAAGAACGTAAAATCCTCGGAACAGCCCGTTCAAACCGGGGAAAGCCTGACCTGGTCCATGGCCGGCAGCGGCGGCAACGGGGCCGATATTTACTACCAGGGAACGACCGCCGCCGCGACGCCTTTGAAAATTTCCGTTTCCTACTCTCTGAACGGCAAATCTGTAACGCCGGAGGAAATCGCCGGAAAATCGGGCAAGGTGAAAATTCGGATCGATGTGAAAAACACCGACGCCCGCACCGTTTCCGTTAACGGGAAGAGCCTCGTGATGTACACGCCGATGACGGCGGTCGTGGCCGCCACCCTTCCGTCCGACACCTTCCGGAACGTTTCAGTCAGCAAGGGAAAAGTCATCTCCGACGGAAACAACCAGTTCGTCACGTTTCTCTGCATGCCGGGCCTCTCGGAAAGCCTTGACCTGAAAAACTGCGGCGTCGACGGATTCGACACGATCGACCTCCCGGAGAGCCTCGAAATCACGGCGGACGCGGCCAACTTCACCTTGGGCTCGATCGCCGTCGCGGCGACGCCGGAGCTGCCCGACGAGGACGACCTCGGCAGCGAGGGCAGCATCGACGACCTGAAAGACGACCTCGACAAGCTGGGCCAAATGCAGGACAATATCAATGAGGCCGACCCGGGCAAAGACATCCGTTCCCTGTTCACCAACCCGGACCGCACCGCGGCCGCGCGCCTGATCGTGGACGACGTGTTCGACTTTTACGACCTTGACACCGCCGCCCTGGACCTCCTGCCGAAATATGTGACCGATCAGAATATCAGCCTGTACGACCGCGTCACGTCGGACATCGACAAGGCAGACCTGAAATACGTGATGGACAACAAGGTCATCCGGGGGCTGAACGACCGCCTGACCGACCAGAATGTCGAGAAAGCCAAGACGCTGCTGGGGGATTACGACGACATCGAAACCTTCCAGATCGGCAAGCTGGACCGGGTGATCCACGTCCTGGACAAATACGATAAAAATTACGACCATCTGAACGACGCGATGAAAGACGCGAAGCACATCCTGAACCGCCTGGACGAAAGCGACGTCGACACGCTGGCCGCGCTGAGCGAAACGGACGTGCGAGACTCGCTCGCCAACACGCTGAAAAGCATGCAGGAGCTTTCCTCCTCCGGCCTGCTGTCCCCTTCGTTCCAGCTGAAGAACAACGATGTGAAGGCCCTGATGGAAGCAATTTTGAGCAATCATCCGGACTTGCTGGAAGAAGCCCTGGAAGGAAAGCTCTCCGCCATGGAAGACAAAAACGGCCTCATTCCGGTTTCTGACCTGCTCTCCATGCTGCAAAGCTCCGGGCTGGACAGCGCCGCGATCAATACCATTACGGCCAACATGACCGCCGCCGTCATGGGGGACCCTTCCTCCAACGCGGTGATCCCGCTGACGGATGTCCAATCCGTTTTAGGCCCCCTGCTAAGCAGCCTGCCGGCCGAGCAGCAGGCCGCGGTTATTCAGCAGCTCGCCGGAATGGCCGATGAAAGCGGGAACGTCGGAGTTCAGGACCTGCTCAGCCTTGCCGGTAGTCTGGGGCTTTCACTCGATGAGGGCACAACAGCCGAACTGGCCGAAAAGGTTCTGCTGCCGGAGGAGGAAGCGGGAGCACAGATACAGACGCTTCTTCAGGACGGCGATATCAAAGACGCTCTGCTTTCCGGCATGCTGGATTCTTCCACCATCTCCGGGCTGACGGATTCGCTGAACCGTCTGCTCTCAAGCTCCGCCAGCCTGAATTCGAGCCTGACAAAGCAGCTCGGCAGCGACTACGTTTCCAAGCTGACGGGCACCATGGCCAACATGGGCCACCTCAAGGGCTACATCGACGACCTTCAGGACGATCTCGACGATCTCGATGAAGATGACCAGGCGGACCTTGAGGATGATTTCGACGATGCAAAGGACCTGCTGCTGAACAAGGACGACATGGATTATCTGATCACCTGGGCCAAAAAGCTCAGAAGCATGAAGACCGACATGGACGGCAACACGGAGAACATCTCCATCCTGCGCGACCTGATCAATCTGAACGACGATCCGAAAATCAAGAATTTCCGCGCCACGGTGCCGGCTTTGCAGACGGATATGGACGACTCCAGACCGATTCTGGACGCGGTCAAGGCGGAACTTGACGAGCCGGCCAACAGCGCCAGCCTGCACAAGATGCCGGAGACGAGCGCGGTGCTGACCCGAATGGAAAACGACATCCGCAGGAACAGGGAAATCATGAATATTTTCCAGCTGACCACACAGCCGAACACGGTGTCGCTCTTTCAGGATACCTTCGCCAAGCTGGACGAATTCACGGAAAAGGGCACAACGGACAACATGCTCACCCTCCTGGATAAAAAGGACGCGTACACCGATCTGTCCGACCAGTACAAAATCTTTACCGAAGCCGCGGACGGCGCCGAGACCAGTGTGAAATTCGTCTATAAAACGGCCGAGATCAAAGAGCCTGAAAAAGCTGAGACAAAAGCGGTCCAGACCTCCGAATCCTCCGGCAGCTCCGGATCCGGTTCCGGATTCTGGGGACGGATCCGCTCCGCGTGGAATAATGCCGCGAGCACGATCAGCCGCCTG
This window contains:
- a CDS encoding efflux RND transporter permease subunit; this translates as MLSRFAKILTRHPTVVALLAVLLLIPCAFGYFKTGVNYDILSYLPKNLDSVKGEDVLEDTFHDAATSMLVIEGMPEKDIADLKDKIKNVPGVNDCVWIDDIADLSVPRDMLPDKVKDLFYSDRSTMMLITYNGSTSSEETFDAIANIKKLLNKQCYLSGFSAMQRDMKNLLLGEMPFYILLAGGLCLVVMLFCMESWVLPFVFLGGIGIAIIYNMGTNVFLGEISYITQAIAAVLQLAVTMDYSIFLINRYDEETPKFEDRRDAMASAIQSTFLSLAGSSLTTVAGFLALCFMELTIGKDIGIVMMKGVILGVLSTVTVLPSLILLFDKPIHKYRHRPLIPKFDRGADFLIRHRRVMILLLLLLIGPSFYMQSHAAVYYNLDKTLPATLDSRVATDKLKKEFDMATTHFVILDNNLPSYKMKDMIGQIKDLDGVKNVLGYDDLIGPAVPDDFIPQKVKELCKKDGKQIIMINSRYAAADNSENAQIDRITKITKQFDPSSQVTGEGALTKDLVEIADHDFTVTGYISAVLMLVIIALVFKSAAVPFILVSVIELAIYINLGVPFLTGETIPFISPIVINCVQMGATVDYSILMTTRFQEELKAGKSRMEAVRAASVTSFPSIITSSLVFFCATTGVSWISQMGIISSICAMLARGAIVSAVIIITLLPAVLYVTEPFLRKLSYHFDTN
- a CDS encoding TetR/AcrR family transcriptional regulator — protein: MGGKLLENKKIKMAKLYDAAYDLFTSKGVHATVVDEIVRRAGVAKGTFYLYCTDKYDLVNKVILKRTSGMLERTMKALAHEKEKRSLSFQESVVFFVDSLVQAFRNDTPFLELVFKNLSPSLFERLFGCTELEDVRREFVENFTLGGGTSEAAGQRLYLIVCMVGAVCYSSLIMNMPYGFDEVRPELYRSIEKILA
- the fixA gene encoding putative electron transfer flavoprotein FixA gives rise to the protein MKIITCCKIVPDEQEIQVLPGKELDLTKASWKISQYDLNAIEAAKKLSAEIPSTLTALSIGNSNALEGSKIRKDILSRGPDELSLVIDDTHHFSDSLETAGAIATALKNSDGFDLVLCGTGSGDLYSQEVGVQIGALLGIPTVNNVTNIKVKGNALEVERTLEDEIEILEVSIPAVLSVSSDINVPSVPAMKEIMRAGKKPVHILDIALTDAASSVEQLSQLVPEQQERRMEIIEGDNEEAVESLYQFLRKEIL
- a CDS encoding FAD-dependent oxidoreductase produces the protein MISPKPVKIWQKDVIERMEEHRFQSCWQTVKPPEFPRLNGDCNADAVIVGGGLCGLLCAYELLRKGVRDIVILEAGKILNGTTAGTTGKITSQHGLIYAALEKGMGTKAAWQYAKANEEAVSRFVQIVRTESIDCDFVPCDAYLYACTPEGAQRVKEEAEAARRLSIEASFTERCEELPFPTLGAVRFSGQAKFHPMKFACRLAEILRDRGVKIYENTPAVALDDNRILTGTGHVYGKSVLLCSHYPFTNLKGFYFARIVQNRSYLAALRGAPELAGMYLDCEDAGLSFRSARVDGEDLLLLGWGAHKTGHETDVSHFEKLEEEAKKLYPASSVACRWSAQDCETNDGIPLIGRYRQFGDRVYLATGFRKWGMTGSMAAANLLSDLIVSGKSEVADVFSPKRVDLGMQAGKFFREAADTAENFLRGYTEIPKGGVAELKDGEGGIVEFDGAKIGAYRDEDGNLHGVKPFCTHMRCPLRWNPEEHTWDCPCHGSRFDADGNVLGNPAFLPLEKRGPD
- a CDS encoding AMP-binding protein, with the protein product MTNIVGNRTLRSQWDETVRFYKDRTFLEFVSVEDEVTSYSYSDFDRMVKQTANLFLELGIKQNELVATHLHNTPQYLICWLALAQIGAVTVPMNEHYKLDESAYVLQKCGIHRLIAEPRSIDLFAEEQSALGLDTIILTAGGGERPGLVCLEKEMPRQPAALKENRTVSPDDTAVILFTSGTTRHPKGAVYTHSNVVYGGLLHVAQMGMSEGDRFLSSMPCYHMDFQEMAAMPVICTGSTLIMVEHYSARRFWSQVCRYKANFTDTMSIMNRTMMMQPVQPWEKDHCLKQIYFSMGLCDIEKERFESRFHVRLLNSYGMTETVSGVTCVPLTGDQHWPSVGRPALSYEIKIIDCDGNEVPPNTPGEICVHGVPGKTIIPGYYQDPKASAKLIDRDNWLHSGDMGYLDEGGWLFFMDRMSDMIKRSGENISSEEVEYVLTSHEKIADAAVIGVPDPIRDQAVKAYVQLAENQSMTESEVVEYCSQHLSKFKVPTVVEFVGEFPRTATGKIKKQLLRQKSLSSPHCPPKST
- a CDS encoding electron transfer flavoprotein subunit alpha/FixB family protein, which produces MAVQSIFVITDKADALAELCYGARKLADQVTAVVFGDRPAAEKAAACGAQTIFYGPVESCRPEDYCKAIAEEVRKVPSALVLLNNSIRCRCIAGTLGAYLNTAVMTCVNEISPEGGRIVCKRTVYGGSAVRSQVFTGAYGVVTAGNGIFGDIDTVFPAADSIAEIPGKPECAVRLVARNEKKGGGANLAAAKRIVDVGRGLAAQEDLDMCRQLASLLGAELGCSRPVAENNKWMPIANYIGLTGVTVKPDLLFSMGVSGQVQHIAGINKSKVIVAVNKDKSAPIFKNADFGLVGDIYKVIPELIKKLS
- a CDS encoding tocopherol cyclase family protein → MGLSLSRVPVRRGWERSGKSRVPSAGKEGAGLTGAAGPRCFEGWYFKHSAEGRVYSFIPGLATGSDGKCTAFLQMISREGSRFFRYPAESFHTDPKKLFVSVGDSVFSAAGADLSVSQGGIRVSGRLRYSAFQPIRRSVYCPTVMGPFSYLRFLECSHDVVSMNHKIDGELNINGKTVDFAGGAGYIERDAGKSFPKAWVWYQSNRFSQPGDSVMLAAARVPVGLFSFSGLLCVCRISGREYRLATYYGGRLERVFRSGNDIGLVARQGGCRLEIRVRAGGGQELKAPLLGDMTRVIREFPCCGSAVLLMKNGTVVMKDRGDCAGFEQVGGLREFGL